GCAGGAATGCTGATCCTCCCGTTAGCTACGTCGTCCTTGACTTTGTTCGCCTTGTCTTGCGCGCCCTGCGGCGTTTCAGCCCCGATATCTCCCGGCTTGGTCGGACTTGTCGCAACCCAAGTTTTACCGTCATAGCGTCTGAATACGTTCGGCTCTACTGATGTATCCAACCAAATCGTATCTTTCGCGGGGTTGGCGGGCGGTGTCGGACCCTTGTAAATTTGCTCACCGTCGCCAATAGCTTCCCACTTGCCGGAATTCCGCGAAATGATATCGGAAAGCCTCCGTATTAACTCGTTACTCTGAATGTCGAGAGGCTTAAACTCGCCCAATGTCACCTTGTCTTGCGACGGATCGGCGTAGCTGCGGACCAGCTCGATAACGCGAGCTTCGACGGCCAGATACGGGACAAAGCTCATATCCTTTACGACGATGGTATCCCCGAGCCTTACCTTTGTATGCTCATACCCGGTCAGGGATTCGAGTAGGACAGCGTCAAGTTCGTAGGTGAGGCGCGGCCGGTTCCGTTTCTTAAGCTCCTCCCACGTATTACGCATAAGAGCAAGTGGATTATCTGCGTTGTTATCCTCAAACACACCGATTATGTGGCGGCCATCCGCACGCCCCCACTTTTGCAACGCGTCTGGGTCTGCGATAAAGTCCTACCCAATCGGCTTTGCCGGATGTTCGTCGGTTTCGTCCCACTTTTGCGTGGTAAACGTCATCCGAACCCCGTTTTCGTCGGCTTTTCCAATACCGATAAGCGCAGTCACCATATCGGAGCTGTCCTCGGTCCGCTTGATCCCGCGCATATTCCGGCCGTAGTCAAAACGGGCGCCCGTCACTCGCCCGCGCTTGGTCAGATCGACGTACCGATTGCCAACCGCACCATTCGCAAACTCGACGCGAAATCTAAGCTCGCCCGAAAACTTACGGCCAATATCTTGGATGGCGGCGAGTGCCGTCGGGTAATCCTGCCAGTCAAACGTCGCGATTCCTTGCCAGTCGATTTGGCCCGGTAGCCATCCGCTTGCTTGCAGCGCATATGTCAGCGCCTGCCGGGCGGTGATACCGTTTTGTACAGTCGGGCGAATGATGGTACCGTATAAATCGCCGACTGCTGCGTTTTCGGCCTGCACTCTTTTCGTATGCTGGCCATTGTCTATAGCGTCCTCTACGGTTTTAATCTGGAATAGGATATAGATGCCGTCAAGGTCCCGTATCAAGACATGATTCTCGGGACGCAAAAACTCCGCCGTCAGATGATCGGCGGGACATCGGAATGAATAGCTTAGATATCCGGTATCGAGTTGCTCGACGTGTGCATCGTCCCAGTATGGGCACGCCTTCGGGCTTGAATTCGTCAGTACCGCGACGACGTTTCGGGCAAACCTGTCTAAGATGTATATCACGTCTACAACCACCTTTCACGATGTGTTAATGTTACCTGAGCCGTTGGGTCCGTCGTGGTATATGCAAGATTGTTCTGGCCGTGCTTGAGTGGGAAAAAGTCGCTGGCTGGGTCAAGGAGCCAAAACGCGGGTAGTCCGTTTTTCGTCACGGAGCCCTTTTCGCAGTCTATCTCGATCACATCATCTTTTTCCGCGATAATTGGCGTTTGCTTCTCGGGATCGACTTTATTTTCTTTGTACACAGTCGCGTAGTGGATAAACTGCCCGTATACCGGTTCGTACAGTTGGTACTGGTATGCGGCAAGCTGGAGCGCAGCAAGCTTAAACTTGCTAAACTTACCCTCTACGTCAACCCACGTTTTTGTCAGCCCCCAGTACGTTTTGCCCGTCTTTAAGTCTTTTTGAGTTACGTACATGGTCCACGTTTGACCAATCCGGGAAAGGCTCAGATACATAGATTTGTTGGTATAGGCGTGCCAACCCGGCTCATCGTAATACAAGCCGACACCCCCGCCGTTTGGCCCAATCCGACAATGACAAATGCCGTTCATGACCGACTGGCTATTATCGTTCATAAACATCAAGCCGAAGTTCGCACCGTTTTGATCGATGAGGTTAAATCCGACACGCCCGATCTGGTGGTTTTCCGTCGAATCCTGCTCCACGATGGCAGTTACCGTAAAATCCTGCAACGGCTCGGGTAGCGCCCTTCGTATTGCCGGTCCGTGCCAAGCCGGAGAGTCCTTCGATCCGTATTCCACCGCTTTTAATGCGTAACCACCAAATACGATAAACTTACCGGCGATCCGGTTGTCCCCGTCAAAATCATCCGTGCTATTTCCCGTCTGCCATCCGTCCAACGTTGTACCATCCGCATGTAAAACCACTTCCTGCTGCGGTACTGTCGGCTTGCCAATCGTCGGAGCCGTACCGAGAATCACGTTTTGTTTCCCGTTTCCAATGGCAAAATACGGAGTCGATTTCGTAAATTTTGCGGTAATAACCGGATACGTATCGGCTAGCCCTGCGTTTGTAACAGCGCTTGATGGTCCGGGAAGTAGTAGCGTCTTTCTAGCGCCATATGCATATGGGTCCGGGCAGACGAATTTGATTGTACCGGTACCCATCGAGACAAGCGTATCGATCTGTGTATCCCCGGAAATCTTGGCGTAATACGTTTTGCCGGGTTCATCGTCAAACATGAGTGGAGCCGCCTTATCCGTACATAACCAATCCGAAATGATGCGGAGCATGGAGACGAGCAATCCCGGCGATGTTTGTATAATCGTAACGTCTACGCTAAACTCCCGCATTCCGATCTCGCTCCCGAAGTCATACGCTCCAGGCCTGTTTGGGATCGTGAGCAGCTTCGGGGATATATTCGGGAGCATCGTTCTGCCCACTCGGTTGACAATAAAATACCCCGAGGAATGGTTCCCGTTAAAAGTAAATCCGGACATGTCAGCGCACCCCCTTACTTCGGTCTTTTTGACGCTTAATTCGGTCTAACTTTTCGGCAACCCGGTAAATGTCCATTTCCTCCCTGACGACGAGCTGACCGATTTGTATAGTCGTTTGATCATGCCTTGGCTCGTCTTCTCCTTCGCGGATCGTTGCCG
This Paenibacillus larvae subsp. larvae DNA region includes the following protein-coding sequences:
- a CDS encoding distal tail protein Dit, translated to MSGFTFNGNHSSGYFIVNRVGRTMLPNISPKLLTIPNRPGAYDFGSEIGMREFSVDVTIIQTSPGLLVSMLRIISDWLCTDKAAPLMFDDEPGKTYYAKISGDTQIDTLVSMGTGTIKFVCPDPYAYGARKTLLLPGPSSAVTNAGLADTYPVITAKFTKSTPYFAIGNGKQNVILGTAPTIGKPTVPQQEVVLHADGTTLDGWQTGNSTDDFDGDNRIAGKFIVFGGYALKAVEYGSKDSPAWHGPAIRRALPEPLQDFTVTAIVEQDSTENHQIGRVGFNLIDQNGANFGLMFMNDNSQSVMNGICHCRIGPNGGGVGLYYDEPGWHAYTNKSMYLSLSRIGQTWTMYVTQKDLKTGKTYWGLTKTWVDVEGKFSKFKLAALQLAAYQYQLYEPVYGQFIHYATVYKENKVDPEKQTPIIAEKDDVIEIDCEKGSVTKNGLPAFWLLDPASDFFPLKHGQNNLAYTTTDPTAQVTLTHRERWL